In Flavobacterium enshiense, the genomic stretch TCCGTCATCCAGCAATATGCGTTCCCCCGGATTTACATCCTTAGGAAATTCTTTGTAGTTCATGTAGACTCTCTCGGCAGTTCCCGGGATATCTTCAGCGGTGGTGAAAGTGATGGTGTCGCCTTTGCTTACCACAACATCTTCTTTCATTACACCCACACGCAATTTAGGACCTTGAAGATCAGCTAAAATGGAGGTGGTGTAACCGTATTCTTTATTCAGTTCTCTGATGATGTCGATGCGTTGTTGTACATCGGTATAATCAGCATGGGAGAAGTTTATTCTAAAAACATTTACCCCGGCATCTATCATTTCTTTCAGTACCTCTTTAGTACTGCAGGCCGGGCCAAGGGTTGCTACAATTTTTGTCTTTTTTCTTGTTGGCATTGTATTAGAAAATTAAATTATTTTTCGATTTCAGCGTATTTTGTTCGATTTTATAAGCCGTTGTAATTTGTTTAATCGTGAGCAATTCATCGATTAAATTGTTGGTATCAAAAAAATCGTCGGTATTTTCAATTTTTAAGATATAGTCTACTTTCTTGAGTTCGGGAAGCAGAAAAATATTGGTGGTAATGTCCAATCCTGTTTCTTCGAATAGGGAAGTGGCTTGGGTTTGTTGGGTTACGACAGTTGTTTTGTTGGGAATTAAATTCCAATACAACTCGTGTTTTTCGTCATCAAAAACGAAGCGGGTGAAATGGCTTTTACCTTCAGGGATTTGTATGCCGATATCGTTCTTGCTTTTTTCGAAAGATATCGCCAGTTTCTGATTGATAAAATAAGCCAGACGGTAATCCTCCAGCGAAGAATGTATCGCGACGAGCTGATAGTCAATCGAAATAAAATCGTCAATCTGGATTTTGTGAATGGCCATAGGTACTGTTAAAGATAATGTAAATATAGTACATTATAGTCGGAAAATAACAGCAAAACAGCGTTGTTAACGATAATTTAGTGAAGTAGCAATCAGTCGTTGGATTTCATTTTTTCCTGAAAAAC encodes the following:
- a CDS encoding IPExxxVDY family protein, which produces MAIHKIQIDDFISIDYQLVAIHSSLEDYRLAYFINQKLAISFEKSKNDIGIQIPEGKSHFTRFVFDDEKHELYWNLIPNKTTVVTQQTQATSLFEETGLDITTNIFLLPELKKVDYILKIENTDDFFDTNNLIDELLTIKQITTAYKIEQNTLKSKNNLIF